In Colletotrichum higginsianum IMI 349063 chromosome 1, whole genome shotgun sequence, the DNA window CCGGGAGGTAGTCTTCTTGAACTCCAATGTTATTGCGGTCGTGATCGACTTCGCTCAAAGGCGTGCGGTTTGAGGTGCTGCGGTGGGGAGGTGTAGAGGCTTGGCCGGTGCGAAGCGACGTCTTCTGCATGGCGCGGATGGGGGTGCTCGGAGCAGCAGCGTTGGCGGCCATCTCCTTGCGGAGCTTGCGCTCGACGCGCTCCTCAATCCACCACTCGCGGAAGACGCCCTGGTTGATGTGAAGCCAGTGCTGCTGGGGGCCGACGACCATGCCAGGACGCATGAAGCGCATGAACGCGATGATCTCATTGGCAGTGAAGCCGTGACGGTAGATGAGGTACGCGCCGATGAGGCAGCCCGTTCTTCCGAGACCGGCTTTGCAATGGACAGcgatgcccttcttcttgacggTGATGGTCTCGTGCGCCAGCCTGATGAACTTGCGCACAGTAGTGAGAGGCGGGCaggtgccgtcgtcgaagaTCATGTCGAGGTGAGAGATGCCCATAGCCTCGAAGAAGGACGGGGAGTAGAGGGGCGAGTTgagacggacgacgagcccAATGTTCCTCTCGGTGAAGTGGTTCAGAACGTTCTTGAAGGGCTGGGGTAGCGTCTTGTTCGCTTCCAATTGCCCCAGCGACCTGGGAAGCGCATCGAACTCCTCCGTGCCCTCCAGGACCTTGGCAATGGGCGCATGTTGGGGCGAAGCGAAGGCCAGGAAGTGTGGTGTGATCCAGTTGAAGTCTCCGTGCTCCACTCTCTCAAACTTTTCGTACTCGTCGAGATCGAAATTATCCAGGGCGCAGCAGCCCTCTTCCTTGGCTTTCCAAACACCGTAGACGACATCCTGAACGGTGATGCCGTAGTCGGCTTGACTGTATCCAGCGTCGCGGAAGGGCATCAAAGGCGGGTCGACCTGGGCGATGGGGGCCAAGGCCAGATGAGGGGGCCAGTTCTGGATGAGGACCATGTAGCAGGCGAGCATGCaggcggcgttggcgcgACCTGAAAAGGCTGTCAGCAAGGTGGTCCAAATACAACGACAACGGAACGCGCTGCAACATACTTCTGGGGTCGGCCCTGCTCCAGAAGACGATGGGGCGGTCCTTGTTCTCCTTGGCTCCGAGGACGTCGTGGAATTGCAGGGCGAAACGGTACAAGTGGCCGATGTGCAGTGGGCCGAAGTCATGGTGAAAGGCGTTGTACAGCAGggtgtcgtcgacggtgaAGTAGTGAGGCTTTTGACGGGCGGCGGTCTGGACGGGCGTAGGGCCTTCGGCGGCCCTCTGCGATCGCTTCCTGGGAGAAGACTGGACAGTCTCGCCATAGGGGAAAATGGTCTCGTCCGTGGGAGGATGGATGTACGCGGCCAGATACAGGCGGTCTGGGAGCCAAGTCAGAAGGGAGACGGGAAACAGGGCGCAATAGAGGTAGGGATGAAGCCAGGGTAAAGGGTCGCTGTAGCTGTCGCGCGATGCGCTCATGCCGACTTGCGACGACCGAGGCAATTCAGAATAAGGATGCGACATGACTGCGATGATGGGGGACGAGAGGATGCGCAATGCGTGCGTGTTGTGAGCGCGGGCCGAAACACACCTGGGATGTACTCAATGACCTGGCCCATATTGGGAGTCTTGGATGAAGGTGCCATTGATCTCGCGAGTCTCTGTTTCCTCCTGATTTCCTATGGCAATGGGAGACGAAGGAGGCAGTTGCTCTCGTGAGATGACGCCCTAGAGGTAGAGATGCAAGCGAATTGCCTGTTTGCGAAAGGACACACGACAGATGCCGAATTTGGATAGAAGCAAGCGAGGCTACTCCTTTGTATGCAAAGTAATGCGCGCGCAAGGGGAAGCGGTCCCTAGGAAGTAGCAATGcgtggtggtgttggcgaGCAGGTCCTACAGGAATGTTGAAATGGGCGGGTCTGaaacaataacaacaacaacgctGTCTCTGTCGCGGTTGAGCCAAAAGAGGAGGGGGCGAAAGGGGACGAAAAGGCACGCCCTCGAGGGAGACAGGAGCGACAACCCGATTTCTGGAAAAACCAGGTGCTTCTTTGGCGGTCGAAAAAAAATGGAGGGAGAGATATCGAGATGGGTAAAAGGAAGGTATTGCGAAGCGCAAGGAGGGACCGAACGATGGTGTTTTTGTATGGTCTGGCGTATGTTTTGCTGAAGCGGTCAATATGGGCCCCGACCCCAAACAGCAAGGGTTGGTTGTTGTTA includes these proteins:
- a CDS encoding Dual specificity phosphatase, with the protein product MAPSSKTPNMGQVIEYIPVMSHPYSELPRSSQVGMSASRDSYSDPLPWLHPYLYCALFPVSLLTWLPDRLYLAAYIHPPTDETIFPYGETVQSSPRKRSQRAAEGPTPVQTAARQKPHYFTVDDTLLYNAFHHDFGPLHIGHLYRFALQFHDVLGAKENKDRPIVFWSRADPRSRANAACMLACYMVLIQNWPPHLALAPIAQVDPPLMPFRDAGYSQADYGITVQDVVYGVWKAKEEGCCALDNFDLDEYEKFERVEHGDFNWITPHFLAFASPQHAPIAKVLEGTEEFDALPRSLGQLEANKTLPQPFKNVLNHFTERNIGLVVRLNSPLYSPSFFEAMGISHLDMIFDDGTCPPLTTVRKFIRLAHETITVKKKGIAVHCKAGLGRTGCLIGAYLIYRHGFTANEIIAFMRFMRPGMVVGPQQHWLHINQGVFREWWIEERVERKLRKEMAANAAAPSTPIRAMQKTSLRTGQASTPPHRSTSNRTPLSEVDHDRNNIGVQEDYLPAPTPGQPRKTNRADRHHPYQRSTSYQATVEEEAGIHQDTEVITIHKQSHSTESDEELHMRMRSHRKPSASPGRSEKRSVSHSAATVYQAYIDNDASNDVENLGTSRVKQVDRVSSASGVLTKVRGSKRSGESPRTKDGVRKTSGRVGSVGNSAMSATAASAARKVSGA